A region of Psychrobacter fulvigenes DNA encodes the following proteins:
- a CDS encoding DUF2165 family protein gives MILRLSKTLMVAAIGFFAFLVAFGNITDYGSNFAFVHHVFLMDTIFPDATIKYRAIEATWIHHLGYIIIILLESLTSLLCLAGAWKLWNNRKLTAQAFNRSKKLAIAGLTLGFLTWQVSFMSIGGEWFGMWMSSEWNGVPDAFRFFITILGVLIYLVHKDEELDA, from the coding sequence ATGATTTTACGTTTATCCAAAACTTTGATGGTTGCTGCCATTGGCTTTTTTGCCTTCTTAGTAGCTTTTGGCAATATTACAGATTACGGCAGTAATTTTGCTTTCGTACATCATGTATTTTTGATGGATACTATTTTTCCTGATGCAACAATTAAATATCGTGCGATAGAAGCCACTTGGATTCACCATTTAGGTTATATCATTATTATTCTTTTAGAAAGCTTAACAAGCTTATTATGTTTAGCAGGAGCTTGGAAATTATGGAACAACAGAAAACTCACAGCTCAAGCCTTTAATCGTAGTAAAAAGCTAGCCATTGCAGGTTTAACCTTAGGTTTTTTAACATGGCAGGTATCATTTATGTCGATTGGTGGTGAGTGGTTTGGTATGTGGATGTCCTCTGAATGGAACGGTGTGCCTGATGCATTTCGCTTCTTTATTACTATTCTAGGTGTACTCATTTATCTGGTACATAAAGATGAAGAGTTAGATGCTTAA
- a CDS encoding TIR domain-containing protein: protein MAINDKKVIFVAFAIEDSLMRDLFKGQTLNNRVPYEFIDMSVKKAYDSGWKDKVRTRIKRSDGVIILVSVNSVDSTGQRWEIECAKEEKKPILGVWVYNKDRTNISGIKIIPWVQQDISNFINSL, encoded by the coding sequence ATGGCTATTAACGATAAAAAAGTGATTTTTGTAGCATTCGCAATAGAAGATAGTTTGATGAGAGATCTTTTTAAGGGTCAAACTCTTAACAATCGAGTGCCTTATGAATTTATAGATATGTCAGTTAAAAAGGCTTACGATTCCGGTTGGAAAGACAAGGTGCGTACACGTATTAAAAGATCTGATGGTGTGATCATACTTGTAAGCGTAAATTCTGTGGATTCTACAGGTCAAAGATGGGAAATTGAATGTGCGAAAGAAGAAAAAAAACCGATACTAGGTGTTTGGGTTTATAACAAGGATAGAACTAATATAAGCGGAATTAAGATTATTCCTTGGGTGCAGCAAGATATAAGTAATTTTATCAATTCATTATAG